The window TCCGCTCGGACCGGTCGTGGCGCGCGGCGCCGCCCGGTCCCGGGCTGGCGGACCGCCGCGTGGAGATCACCGGCGCTCCCGACCGCGGCATGACCGTCAACGCCCTCAACTCCGGGGCGAACGTGTGGATGGCGGACTTCGAGGACGCCACCTCCCCCACCTGGCACAACATCATCGGCGGTCAGCTCAATCTGCTCGATGCCGTGGAGCGCCGGATCGACTTCCGCACCCCCGAGGGCAAGGAGTACCGGCTCGGCGACCACGTCGCGACGATCGCGGTCCGCCCGCGGGGCTGGCACCTTGCGGAGGAGCACCTGGAGTTCGACGGCGGACCCGTGCCGGCTGCACTCGTGGACTTCGGTCTGTACTTCTTTCATTGCGCACGGCGCCAGATCGATGCCGGCTCGGGCCCGTACTTCTACCTGCCCAAACTGGAGAACCGCTACGAGGCCCGTCTCTGGAACGACGTCTTCGTCCTGGCGCAGGAGCTGCTCGGCATCGACCGCGGCACGGTCCGCGCCACGGTCCTGATCGAGACGATCACCGCCGCGTTCGAGATGGAGGAGATCCTCTACGAACTGCGCGAGCACAGTTCCGGCCTCAACGCCGGACGCTGGGACTATCTCTTCAGCCTGATCAAGACGTTCGGCCACCGCACCGACTTCCTGCTGCCCGACCGGGCCACGCTGACGATGACCGCCCCGTTCATGCGCGCGTACACGGATCTGCTCGTGCGCACCTGCCACCGGCGCGGCGCCCACGCCATCGGGGGAATGGCCGCCCACGTGCCCGGCACGGACCGGGCCGCCGACGAGGTGGCGCTGACCAAGGTCCGGCTGGACAAGGAACGCGAGGCAGAGGACGGCTTCGACGGCTCGTGGGTCGCCCATCCAGGACTCGTTCCCGTCTGCCGTGAGGTCTTCGACGGCGTCCTCGGAGACTGCAGCCATCAGATCGAACGCACCCGCGAGGACGTGGAAGTGACAGCGAAGGACCTCCTGTCGGTGCGCAAGCTCAGCGGTCCGCCCACCCCGGAGGGCGTCCGTACCAACATCGCGGTGGCGTTGCGGTACTTCGACGCCTGGCTCCGCGGCAGCGGGGCGGTCGCCCTGCACGGCCTGATGGAGGATGCCGCGACAGCCGAGATCGCCCGCGTGCAGATCTGGCAATGGCTGCGGCATCGCGTGGTGGGCCGTGAGACGGTGCTGGAGCTGCTGGACGACGAGCTCGCCGCCCTGGGCGCCGAGTACCCCTGGGCAGCTCTCGACGAGGTACGGATGCTCTTCGAGCAGAACGCTCTGAGGGCTGAGCTGCCGCTCTTCTTCACCCCGGACGCCTACACGCAACACATCGTCGAGCGCACGGAGGCACGGTCATGAGCCGGGACATCCGCCGGGTCGGCGTGGTCGGCGGCGGTGGGGTGGGCACCGGCATCGCAGAGGTGTGCGCGCGGCCCGGCCTGGACATCGTCGTGTGCGAAGTGGACGCGCATTGTCCCGGAATGTGAACAGCGGCGCCTCAGGAGCGGCCTGACCTCTAGTCTGGCCGGTGCAGCTGGTTCGCCCTGTCCGCCAGGCAGGCGCGTCGCAAGAGGGAACCCGGTGGAAATCCGGGACTGCCCCGCAGCGGTGAGTGGGAACGACCGCCGTCATACGCACTGGATCCGGTCGGATCCGGGAAGCGACGGCCAGTAGGAATCTGCCTCGGCAGGTGCGCCCGCGAGTCCGAAGACCTGCCCGTTGCCCGTACGTGACCGATCGCGTGCGGATATCCCGGTGACCTCGTGGGCGGGTCGGCGTACATACCAGGTGGACGACCGCGCCGACGGCGCGAGTCCCGTCCGTCCGGTTCGTCATCCCTTCGCGCCCGTGTCCCGTCTCCGGGATCCTCAGGAGTCATCTCGCGAAGGAGATTTCCGTGACAGCCAAGACCGCAGCCGCGGCAGCACGGGCCACCGTGTACGGCTACCCCCGCCAGGGCCCGAACCGGGAACTGAAGAAGGCCGTCGAGGGCTACTGGAAGGGCCGTGTCACCGCCGACGCCCTCCGTCGGACCGCGGCGGATCTGCGCCGGTCCACCTGGCAGCAACTGGCCGACACAGGCATCCACGGGGTGCCGACCGGTGACTTCTCGTACTACGACCATGTCCTGGACACCAGCGTCATGGTCGGCGCCGTCCCTCAGCGACACCGTGCGGCCGTCGAAGCCGACGCGCTCGACGGCTACTTCGCCATGGCACGGGGCACCCAGGACGTGGCGCCGCTGGAGATGACCAAGTGGTTCGACACCAACTACCACTACCTGGTGCCTGAGTTGGGACCCGAAACGGTATTCACCACTGACTCCACCAAGCAGGTCGGGGAGCTCAAGGAGGCGATCGCTCTCGGCCTCGCCGCCCGGCCTGTACTCGTCGGTCCGGTCACTTATCTCCTGCTCGCCAAGCCGGCTCCCGGCGTGGCCGCGGACTTCGAACCGCTGACCCTCCTGGACCGGCTGCTGCCCGTCTACGCCGAGGTGCTGGCGGACCTGCGCGCGGCCGGTGCCGACTGGGTGCAGCTCGACGAGCCCGCACTGGTCCAGGACCGCTCGCCGGCCGAGCTGAACGCCGCCGCCCGTGCCTACCGCGACCTCGGTGGCCTGACCGACCGCCCCAAGCTGATCGTCGCCTCCTACTTCGACCGGCTCGGCGACGCCCTGCCCGTCCTGGCGAAAGCCCCCATCGAGGGCCTGGCCCTCGACTTCACCGGCGCCGGCGCCGCCAACCTCGACGCGCTGGCCTCGGTGGGCGGACTCACCGGCAAGCGCCTGGTCGCCGGAGTGGTCGACGGCCGCAACATCTGGATCAACGACCTCGAGAAGTCCCTGGCCACCCTGGGCGCGCTCCTCGGCCTCGCCGATCAGGTGGATGTGGCCGCCTCCTGTTCCCTCCTGCACGTACCGATCGACGCTGCGGCTGAGCGGGACATCGATCCGCAGGTCCTTCGCTGGCTCGCCTTCGCCCGGCAGAAGACGGACGAGATCGTCACCCTGGCCAAGGGCCTGGCTCAGGGCACCGACGCCATCGCCACGGAGCTCGCCGCCAATCGCGCCTACCTCGCCTCCCGCGCGATCTCCCCGATCACCCACGACCCGGCTGTAAGGTTCAGGGCCGCCGCCGTCACGGACGCCGACGGCCGCCGCTCCCAGCCGTACGAGGAACGGTCTGCTGCCCAGAGCGCCCACCTCGAACTGCCACCGCTGCCCACCACCACCATCGGATCGTTCCCGCAGACGAGCGAGCTGCGCACCGCCCGTGCCGATCTGCGCGCAGGGCGCATCGACACTGCCGCTTATGAGCAGCGCATCGAGAGCGAGATCCGCGACGTCCTCGCCTTCCAGGAGGAGGCCGGCATCGACGTCCTGGTGCACGGCGAGCCCGAACGCAACGACATGGTGCAGTACTTCGCCGAGCAGCTCACCGGCTACCTCGCCACCCAGCACGGCTGGGTCCAGTCCTACGGCACCCGCTATGTCCGCCCCCCGGTGCTCGCGGGCGACATCTCCCGGCCGGAACCGATGACGGTGCGCTGGACCTCGTACGCGAACTCCCTCACCGACCGACCCGTCAAGGGCATGCTGACCGGTCCGGTCACCATGCTCGCCTGGTCCTTCGTCCGCGACGACCAGCCGCTCGGCGATACCGCGCGCCAGGTCGCGCTCGCCCTGCGCGACGAGGTGAACGACCTGGAGTCAGCGGGCACTTCGGTCATCCAGGTCGACGAACCCGCCCTGCGCGAGACCCTTCCCCTGCGCATCGCCGACCGCCCCGCCTACCTGGACTGGGCCACGGAAGCCTTCCGCCTCACCACTGGCGGCGTACGTCCGGACACCCAGATCCACACCCACATGTGCTACGCCGAGTTCGGCGACATCGTCCAGGCCATCGACGACCTCGATGCCGACGTCATCAGCTTGGAGGCAGCCCGCTCCCACATGCAGGTCGCACGTGAACTGGCCGCCCACGGCTACCCGCGCGAGGCCGGGCCCGGCGTCTACGACATCCACTCCCCGCGCGTGCCCAGCGCCGAGGAGGCGGCCGCCCTCCTTCGGAAGGGACTTGAAGCCATCCCGGCCGGGCGCCTGTGGGTCAACCCCGACTGCGGCCTGAAGACCCGCGGCTGGCCCGAGACCCGTGCCTCGCTGGAGAACCTGGTCTCCGCCGCCCGCACGGTCCGCTCGGAACTTCCGCACTCCTGACATGAGTCGAAGGCCGAGAGGGTGTGGTGGATGCACGTCCCTCTCGGCCCCTTCCCCCGCCTTCACGCAGGGCTGTCACACCCAGCCGGCAAATCCATCGGTTCCGTACTGGAAGTTCCTCAGGTCCGTGGCGAGTGAGGTTATGGCTGCGGGATTGCGCGGGCTCTCCACCAGGTCCGCGTGAGAACAGCGTGCGGGGAACCATGAGCCCGACGAAGCCGATCGCGCCGCTCACCGCGACGACCGCCCCCGTGACGGCCGCGGAGGAGCAGCTCCTTGCGGCAGCCTCCCCGCGTCCACCCCCAGCGCGGCAGCGGTCTCGTCACCCACGGCCGCTGCCCACATCAAGGGCCGCGTCCGGAAGCCGTCGGCCGAACGATGACCTCCTCCGGACGCCTTACGGACTGAACTTCGGGACCCTGCCGACCGGGCACCCGAGTGGCAGCCCGGTTTGCGATGAAACAGGATGAATCGGAAAACCGAGGAGGTCCGCCAGTGACTGCACCGCATATCCCGTCCCGGGTTGCCGAGGCCCCCGTCCTGCCGGAACGCGGTCCCGGCCCGGTGAGGGTCACGCTGTCGATCAACGGCGCCGAGCACGCGATGGAGACCCGGGCAGGCACCGGTGTCCGACTACGCGGCCGGGCTCGTCCCACACCATGGGGCAGAACAAGACCCGGAGCAGCAAGTGATGCTACTTCTCGAACTCCCTGTCGGCGCAGCTCAGGTCCTCGTCCAGTGCCGCCGCGTTCAGCGCTGCCGCGAGTCGGTTGAGGCGGCCCTGCAGATCCGTGATCTCGTCAAGGTCGAAGCCGGTCGCCGCGGCGATCCGGCGCGGCACGGCCAGCGCCCGCTCGCGCAGCGCAGTGCCCTCGTCCGTGAGGTGGATGTGCACCGAGCGCTCGTCCCGGGTGCTGCGCTCGCGCCGTACCAGGCCCGCCGTCTCCAAGCGCTTCAGTAGTGGCGACAGCGTGCCGGAGTCGAGTCGCAGGTACTCCCCCAGCTTCTTCACCGGCAGCTCGCCGTGCTCCCAGAGCACCAGCATCACCAGGTACTGGGGATAGGTGAGTCCGAGGTCCTTGAGGAGCACGCGGTAGACGCTGCCGAAGGCACGCGACGCGGCGTTCAGGGAAAAGCAGATCTGCTGGTCGAGGCGGAGGTAGTCGGCCTCGGACGGGGCTTCGCGGCTCGGACTGGAGGTCATGGATCCCAGCATAACCCCGCATGCCATTGAGTTGTGCACAACTCAGTTGTGTGCTTTCCTGGAGTTGAGCGGCGGGCAGCGCCGCCGGAACATGAGTTTCGAGAGGAATGGTTTCCATGGAAGCGCTCTACACCGCCGTCGCCACTGCCACCCACGGTCGCGAGGGCCGCGCCGTCACCTCCGACGGCAAGCTGGATCTGCAGCTGGCCATCCCGGTGGAGATGGGCGGCAGCGGCCAGGGCACGAACCCTGAGCAGCTGTTCGCCGCCGGTTACGCCGCCTGCTTCGCCAGCGCCCTGGGACTCGTCGGCCGTCAGGCCAAGATCGACGTAAGCGACGCCGCCGTGACCGGTGAGGTCGGCATCGGCAAGCAGGGCGAGGGTTTCGGCCTCGCGGTCACGCTGCGCGTGGAGCTGCCCGAGACCGTCGACGAGGCCACCGGCCGCAAGCTGGTCGAGCAGGCTCACCAGGTCTGCCCCTACTCCAACGCGACCCGCGGCAACATCCCGGTCGAGCTCGTCATCGAGTAGCTGACCCTGGGGGCGACGGGCCGGCCTCGCCCTGAGCCGGCTCCACCCCGCTCGCACAGCGAGCGGGGTGGAGCCGGCTCTGCCGCTTGCCCTCGCAGGAGCGGGGTCAGGGTTCGATGATGAGGTCCGCGGCCGGTGCCGGGGACCTGTGTGCATGGGCGTCCGCCATTCGCATGGAGCTGGGGCCGAATGGCGTGTGCGGGGCCCGGGCAGGCCGCCTCGCCGTATCAGATAGCGGTAATGATCACGGCAGGGGAATCGCAATGACGGCCGCCGGCCCGGTTCCGACCGGGCTGCAGTCGCGCGAGAGGGAGCGGCCGGTCGCCGGTGGGGCGGAGGGCGCGGAAGCCGTACGGCCCCGGACCGGTCGCCGGCCGGCCGCACTCTGTCTTCTGCCGCTCGGACTCCTCGGTGTGGCGGTGTGGTTCGGAAGGTGGGTCCGCCCCGGGGGCGACGAGTGGTGTTTCCTGCCCGTCGTACGCGACGAAGGTCTCTCGGGGATGGTCGGCAAGTTCTATCTCGGGGACAACGGCCGGATCACGAATGCCGTACTGGTCTGGGCGTACGCGAGGTTCGGTGTCGCCGGGCACCAGTGGTTCGGGCTGGTCAGCGGGGGCGTCATGCTGGGGATCCTGTGGGCGGTGACCGTATCGGCGCTGCGCAGGGCCGGTCTCACGGCGCCGCGTGGAGTCCCGTTGTTCGTGGCGTCGATGGTGACGGCCGTCTTTCTGTTCGCGACGCCCAATACGTACAAGACGTTCTACTGGCCCGCCGCGTCCGTCTCGCACACCATGGCCCCGGTGCTCGCCTGTGCCGCGGCCTTGCCGCTGCTCCGGGCCCGGTCCCGCCGGGGGCGGCGCGTTGCGCTGGTCACGGTATTCGTGGCCGGTCTCTGCATCGGGACGCTCTCGGAGGAGACGTCCGTCGTCGCGCTCGTCGTGCTGTCGGCCGTTCTTCTGGTCCTCGCCGGGCAACGCCGTGGCTATGCACGGGGCTGGTGCCTGACGGGGATGGCGGGAACCGGGATCGGGACGCTCGTGCTCTACACGTCGCCGGGTGCCCGGATCCGGCGGGGGCGATTCGGCACGGACGGGGTGTCCTTCCTCGCGCCGGACTCGCTCCTCGGGTCCCTGCGCGGTTTCGGGCACATTCTCGGGACGCTCCTCACGACGTGGGCCTATCTGGGCGCGGTCGCGGCCGGGCTCCTGCTGGGACTCCTGATCAGGGGGCCGGGCGGGCGGCACGTCGTCCTGCCGGTGCGCCGACGGCGGTTGGCCTTCCTGGCCGTTCTCGCGTTTCTCCTCTCCGGGTACCTCTGCACGCTCGTCGCGTATCCCGTTTTCGGGGAGAGCGTGACAACCTCTACGCGGATCTGGAACGACTACCTCCTGCTGTACATCGCTGTACTCGTCGGTGCCGGTGCGCTGCTGGGACTTGCCCTGGGGCAGCGGACACGGCACACCGGTGCGGTGCAGGCGGCCGGTGCGGCGGTGTGCGTCGCCGTGTGCCTCGCACTTGCCGTCCCACTGTGGCGGCTCGAAGCGGACATGCGCGTCCGGGCTGTGAAGTGGGATCACCAGGACCGATGGATGCGGGCCCGGGTGGCGGCCGGTGACCGGGTTCTCCCGTACACGCCCGTGTCGGTCGCCGGAATGGTGGAGCCGTTCCGTCAGCACGGGCGAAGGGTCTGGCCGGCCCCTTGTGTCGCCGACTACTACCACCTGGAGCGGGTCACCTACTCGCTGCGGCTCCCCTGACGTCACCGGATGTCCTCGTGACCGCGATCATCACGGCGTCGTCGCCCAGGCGCCCGCCGACGTGGCGCAACAGGTCGTCGTGCAGGTGGCGTACCAGGGGCTCGGGGCCGGTCCCCGTCCAGGCGGCGAGCCGGTCGGCGAGGGGATAGAAGGTGCCCTTGCGGTCGCGTGCCTCGATGACGCCGTCGGTGTAGAGGAGCAGGAGGTCGCCGGGTCCGAAGTCGAATGTCTCGACCTGGTACTCGCTCTCCGAAGGGGCGCCGAGCCCCAGCGGCAGCGCGGGGTCGCTGACCTCCAGTGTCCGTACGTGCCCGGCGCGCAGGATCATCGGCGGGGGATGCCCGCAGTTCACCAGCTGAACGCTGTGATCGTCGTCGTGGACGTCGAGCACCAGCGCGGTCACGAACGACTCGTTGTAGCACGGTTCCACCTCGGCGAGCTGCGCCATGTTCCAGTACGAGGCGTTGGCGATGTGTGACACGACACCGGGCAGCGAGAGGTTCCGGTACGCCGACCCGCGGAACGCCCCCAGCACCACCGCGGCGTCCCCGAAGGCGGGGAGGCCACTGCCCCGGACGTCGCCGATCACCATGCGGGTCACGCCCGGGGCGGGCACCACCGCGTACAGGTCCCCGCCGATCTGGGCCCCCGACTCGGCCGCGATGCACACGGACGCGATGCTGAGCGGTCCGATCCGGCGGGGCAGCGGGCGGAGCAGGCCCTGCTGCGCGACGATCGCCACCGAGCGCACCCGGCCCAGTTGTCGCTCGTACCGGTCGAGCAACCCGCGGAACACCACGAGGAACACGGAGATCACGAGGACGGCGGCGATCTGCGCCTCGTGGTTCGGTGTCGAGACGCCGCCGTGCAGCGCGGCGATGACGATCTGGGCCACGACCGCCAGCGCCCCGACGGCCGCCGTCAGTCCGGGGCCGGCGAACGCGGCGGTGAGCGCGGGCGCCGCGATGAGGAACGGACCGAGGTGGATGGTCTCCGGGGTGTTGATGTCGATCAGCGCTGTCGTCGCGATGATCGCGAGCGGCACGATGAGGAGTCCATGAGTAGGGCGCCACGGAGAGGTGAAGCGGGTGACGCTGTGCCGGAAGCGCATATCTCCTGCTTACACCTGTGATGTCCGGCTCGCCTCGTAGGTGGGTCCGGCCGCTGCAGTCGACTCTCCCGGGTTCAGCGCTCTTCGGTCAGCTGTGCGTCCAGTTCGTCGAAAAGCAGCTCGCCGTGGTCGATCTGACCGGTCCGGTACGCCGATCGCGCGACCAGATGCGCGGCGACCGGTCCGGTCATCAGCTGGAAGAACCCGATCAGCGCGAGCGTGGCGAGGTCCATGCCGCTGCGCAGGCGCAGTGCGACTCCGGCGAGGACCAGCAGCAGGCCGAGACTCTGCGGCTTCGTCGCGGCGTGGCTGCGCGACAGGACGTCCGGCAGCCGCAGCATGCCGATCACCCCGAGCAGGCAGATGGCCGCGCCCATGAAGACCAGTAGCGCACCGGTCGTGTCGACGATCTGGAGCCAGACGTTCACTCCGGTTCCTCCTCGGTCCTCGTCCGGTCGCGTACGGCTTTCCTCGGCCGGTCGCGTACGGCGATGAAGC is drawn from Streptomyces sp. NBC_01717 and contains these coding sequences:
- the aceB gene encoding malate synthase A, producing the protein MSTSAVTHRVRVLAAPGDRHEEILTPAALDFVGRLAAAFGGRRQDLLKERKRQAIRLAAGSPLDFPLATASVRSDRSWRAAPPGPGLADRRVEITGAPDRGMTVNALNSGANVWMADFEDATSPTWHNIIGGQLNLLDAVERRIDFRTPEGKEYRLGDHVATIAVRPRGWHLAEEHLEFDGGPVPAALVDFGLYFFHCARRQIDAGSGPYFYLPKLENRYEARLWNDVFVLAQELLGIDRGTVRATVLIETITAAFEMEEILYELREHSSGLNAGRWDYLFSLIKTFGHRTDFLLPDRATLTMTAPFMRAYTDLLVRTCHRRGAHAIGGMAAHVPGTDRAADEVALTKVRLDKEREAEDGFDGSWVAHPGLVPVCREVFDGVLGDCSHQIERTREDVEVTAKDLLSVRKLSGPPTPEGVRTNIAVALRYFDAWLRGSGAVALHGLMEDAATAEIARVQIWQWLRHRVVGRETVLELLDDELAALGAEYPWAALDEVRMLFEQNALRAELPLFFTPDAYTQHIVERTEARS
- the metE gene encoding 5-methyltetrahydropteroyltriglutamate--homocysteine S-methyltransferase; translated protein: MTAKTAAAAARATVYGYPRQGPNRELKKAVEGYWKGRVTADALRRTAADLRRSTWQQLADTGIHGVPTGDFSYYDHVLDTSVMVGAVPQRHRAAVEADALDGYFAMARGTQDVAPLEMTKWFDTNYHYLVPELGPETVFTTDSTKQVGELKEAIALGLAARPVLVGPVTYLLLAKPAPGVAADFEPLTLLDRLLPVYAEVLADLRAAGADWVQLDEPALVQDRSPAELNAAARAYRDLGGLTDRPKLIVASYFDRLGDALPVLAKAPIEGLALDFTGAGAANLDALASVGGLTGKRLVAGVVDGRNIWINDLEKSLATLGALLGLADQVDVAASCSLLHVPIDAAAERDIDPQVLRWLAFARQKTDEIVTLAKGLAQGTDAIATELAANRAYLASRAISPITHDPAVRFRAAAVTDADGRRSQPYEERSAAQSAHLELPPLPTTTIGSFPQTSELRTARADLRAGRIDTAAYEQRIESEIRDVLAFQEEAGIDVLVHGEPERNDMVQYFAEQLTGYLATQHGWVQSYGTRYVRPPVLAGDISRPEPMTVRWTSYANSLTDRPVKGMLTGPVTMLAWSFVRDDQPLGDTARQVALALRDEVNDLESAGTSVIQVDEPALRETLPLRIADRPAYLDWATEAFRLTTGGVRPDTQIHTHMCYAEFGDIVQAIDDLDADVISLEAARSHMQVARELAAHGYPREAGPGVYDIHSPRVPSAEEAAALLRKGLEAIPAGRLWVNPDCGLKTRGWPETRASLENLVSAARTVRSELPHS
- a CDS encoding MarR family winged helix-turn-helix transcriptional regulator → MTSSPSREAPSEADYLRLDQQICFSLNAASRAFGSVYRVLLKDLGLTYPQYLVMLVLWEHGELPVKKLGEYLRLDSGTLSPLLKRLETAGLVRRERSTRDERSVHIHLTDEGTALRERALAVPRRIAAATGFDLDEITDLQGRLNRLAAALNAAALDEDLSCADREFEK
- a CDS encoding organic hydroperoxide resistance protein; its protein translation is MEALYTAVATATHGREGRAVTSDGKLDLQLAIPVEMGGSGQGTNPEQLFAAGYAACFASALGLVGRQAKIDVSDAAVTGEVGIGKQGEGFGLAVTLRVELPETVDEATGRKLVEQAHQVCPYSNATRGNIPVELVIE
- a CDS encoding DUF6056 family protein, translating into MTAAGPVPTGLQSRERERPVAGGAEGAEAVRPRTGRRPAALCLLPLGLLGVAVWFGRWVRPGGDEWCFLPVVRDEGLSGMVGKFYLGDNGRITNAVLVWAYARFGVAGHQWFGLVSGGVMLGILWAVTVSALRRAGLTAPRGVPLFVASMVTAVFLFATPNTYKTFYWPAASVSHTMAPVLACAAALPLLRARSRRGRRVALVTVFVAGLCIGTLSEETSVVALVVLSAVLLVLAGQRRGYARGWCLTGMAGTGIGTLVLYTSPGARIRRGRFGTDGVSFLAPDSLLGSLRGFGHILGTLLTTWAYLGAVAAGLLLGLLIRGPGGRHVVLPVRRRRLAFLAVLAFLLSGYLCTLVAYPVFGESVTTSTRIWNDYLLLYIAVLVGAGALLGLALGQRTRHTGAVQAAGAAVCVAVCLALAVPLWRLEADMRVRAVKWDHQDRWMRARVAAGDRVLPYTPVSVAGMVEPFRQHGRRVWPAPCVADYYHLERVTYSLRLP
- a CDS encoding PP2C family protein-serine/threonine phosphatase; translated protein: MPLAIIATTALIDINTPETIHLGPFLIAAPALTAAFAGPGLTAAVGALAVVAQIVIAALHGGVSTPNHEAQIAAVLVISVFLVVFRGLLDRYERQLGRVRSVAIVAQQGLLRPLPRRIGPLSIASVCIAAESGAQIGGDLYAVVPAPGVTRMVIGDVRGSGLPAFGDAAVVLGAFRGSAYRNLSLPGVVSHIANASYWNMAQLAEVEPCYNESFVTALVLDVHDDDHSVQLVNCGHPPPMILRAGHVRTLEVSDPALPLGLGAPSESEYQVETFDFGPGDLLLLYTDGVIEARDRKGTFYPLADRLAAWTGTGPEPLVRHLHDDLLRHVGGRLGDDAVMIAVTRTSGDVRGAAASR
- the mnhG gene encoding monovalent cation/H(+) antiporter subunit G is translated as MNVWLQIVDTTGALLVFMGAAICLLGVIGMLRLPDVLSRSHAATKPQSLGLLLVLAGVALRLRSGMDLATLALIGFFQLMTGPVAAHLVARSAYRTGQIDHGELLFDELDAQLTEER